CTCGTATTTAACGGCGCGAAGGAAGCCCGCCGTGATGCGGAAATGTGTTCGAATGGCTCCCTGGAGTCAGGTCGGGCGGCCCGGCGATGGTCCGTTACCGGCCAACCGGCCCCCTCAGCCGGGGCTGTGGGCCCGGGGTCCGGCGATGCCCAGCAGGAGCGGCCCGGTCGGGGCCGCCACCAGGCTGTTCACCGTCAGCGGGTCCAGTGCGGCGAAGAACGCCTCCTGGGCCCGGCGCAGCGCGCCGCGCAGGATGCACGCGGAGCGCAGCGGGCAGGGGGTGGTGCCGTCGCAGTCGACGACGTCCCCCGCGCCCTCCAGCTCGCGGACGATCCCGCCGACCGACGCCGAGCGCCCCGCGCCGGTGAGCGCCAGCCCGCCGCCGCGGCCGCGCCGGGCCTCTACCAGGCCCAGGTGCTGCAGTTTCGCGACCACCTTGGCCGTGTGCGTGTAGGGCACCTCCATCGCGGCCGCCACCTCGCGGGTGGTGGGGAGGTCCGTCTCCTCGACGGCCAGGCGCATCAGGACGCGCAGTGCCAGGTCGGTGAATCGGGTGAGCCGCATGTCCCCACTCTAGGAAACTTGCATCTGGGAGGCAAGTTAAAGCGGCGGGAGGGGCAGGGCGCGGGAGGTGGCTGGAACAGGTGGGGTGCCCGGGAAGTCGAGTGAGTCCTGAGGCTCATGTGAACCAGAGACAGTGCCCATGCCCCGGACGGAGTAGTCCCACCCTTTTGTGTAATGGTCCCACCACGCACGGTCCTGAAAGGCTTCCACCGCAGACCCATGGAGTGATCGAAAGGGAAATACATGTCGGTCCAGGCAGGTTCCGAGTCCGAGGCCCAGCCTCAGCCGCAGCGCAGTCTCGCGACAGCAGCCGCGCGGAACTTGGCAACCACCACCAAGTCCAAGCCGCAGATGCAGGAGATCACCTCGCGGTGGCTGCTGAAGATGCTGCCGTGGGTTTCGGTGCAGGGTGGCACCTACCGGGTGAACCGCCGCCTCACCTACTCCGTCGGTGACGGACGAGTGGAGTTCATCAAGACCGGGACCCAGGTCCAGGTGATCCCGGCCGAGCTGGGCGAACTGCCCCTGCTGCGCGAGTACGAGGACATCGACGTCCTCACCGAACTCGCCCAGCGCTGCAACCAGGTCGACTTCGAGGCCGGCCAGGAGCTGACCTCCTTCGGCAACACCGCCGACAAGGTGTTCCTGCTCGCCCACGGCCGGATCGACCAGATCGGCCCCGGCCCCTACGGCGAGGACGCGGTCCTGCGCACCGTCGCCGACGGCGCGTACTTCGGCGAGAACGCCCTCACCGACGAGGAGGCGATCTGGGAGTACACCGCCCGCGCCGCCACCTCGGGCACCGCGCTCGTCCTCTCCCGCCAGGACTTCCAGCTGCTGGCCGACCGCGTGGACTCGCTGCGGGCGCACGTGGAGCACGTACGCTCCCAGCCCGAGCAGCAGACCAACAAGTACGGCGAGGCCGCCATCGACCTCTCCGCGGGCCACAAGGGCGAGGCCGTCCTGCCCGGCACCTTCGTGGACTACGAGGCCAGGCCGCGCGAGTACGAACTCAGCATCGCCCAGACCGTCCTGCGCGTGCACACCCGCGTCGCGGACCTCTACAACCAGCCGATGAACCAGACCGAGGAGCAGTTGCGGCTCACGGTCGAGGCGCTGCGCGAGCGCCAGGAATTCGAGATGCTCAACAACCGCGACTTCGGCCTGCTCCACAACGCCGAGTACGACCAGCGGATCCAGCCGCACGACGGCGCGCCCACCCCCGACGACATGGACCAGCTGCTCAGCATGCGCCGCGGGTCCAAGATGTTCCTCGCCCACCCCAAGGCCATCGCCGCCTTCGGGCGCGAGTGCAACAAGCGCGGCCTCTACCCCGAGTCGATCGACATCGGCGGTCACCGGGTGCCGTCCTGGCGCGGGGTGCCGATCTTCCCGAGCAGCAAGATCCCGATCAGTGACGCCCGTACGACCTCCATCCTCTGCATGCGCACCGGCGAGGACGACGGCGGTGTGATCGGCCTGCACCAGCCCGGGATCCCGGACGAGATCGAGCCGAGCATGTCCGTCCGGTTCATGGGGATCAGCGAGCAGGCGATCATCTCCTACCTGGTCACCGCCTACTTCTCGGCCGCCGTCCTGGTGCCGGACGCCCTCGGTGTCCTGGAGAACGTCGAGATCGGGCGCTGGCGCTGAGCGGGCGGCCGGGGGAGACGACGGCATGACGGCCACCGAGGAACGGCCGGTCGGCGAAGGCGTGCCGATCGGCGGCGAGATGTCGCCCGGAGACGGGCAGGAGGCCGCGGTCCTGCTGGCCAGGACAAGAGAAACGGTCAACCCGAGACTGCGCCGTACGGTCGAGGGCCTGCCCGGATCGATGCGACGTGTGGCCATGTACCACTTCGGCTGGGAGCAGGCCGACGGAACCCCGGCCGCGGGCCAGGCGGGCAAGGCCATCCGGCCCGCCCTGGTCCTCGCGTCCGCCGAGGCGCTCGGCGGGCACGCCGAGGACGCCGTACCCGCGGCGGTCGCGGTGGAACTGGCGCACAACTTCACGCTGTTGCACGACGACGTGATCGACGAGGACGTGCGCAGGCGCGGCAGAGCCACGGCCTGGAGCGTCTTCGGGATACCGGAGGCGATCATCTCCGGGGACGCGATGATGGCGCTGGCGCTCCAGCAGCTCGCGGAGGATCCCCATCCGGCCTCGGCGCGGGCCTCGGCCCGGCTCGCGGCCTGTGTCATCGAACTGTGCGGCGGGCAGCAGGCGGACATCGCCTTCGAGCGCCGCGAGCACGTCTCGCTCGACGAGTGCCTGTCGATGGCCATGGCCAAGACCGGGGCGTTACTGGGATGCGCCTGCGCCCTCGGCGCGCTGTACGCCGGGGCCGGGCCGGAGGAGGTCGACGCGATGGACGCGTTCGGCCGGGAGGCCGGACTGGCCTTCCAGCTGATCGACGACCTGATCGGCATCTGGGGGGATCCGGAGCACACCGGCAAGCCCGCGGGCGCCGATCTGCGGGCGCGCAAGAAGTCCCTGCCGGTCGTCGCCGCCCTCACCTCGGGCACGGCGGCGGGCGCGGACCTGGCCGCCCTGTACGCGGGCGCCATGGAGGCGGGCGACGTGCGCCGGGCCGCCGACGCGGTGGAGCGGGCCGGCGGGCGGGACTGGGCGCAGGCCCATGCCGCCGACCGGATGGGACGGGCCGTGCAGCAGCTCGCGCGGGCCGTACCGGATCCGGGGGCGGCGGACGGGCTGCTGGCGCTGGCCGAGTTCGTGACCCGCAGGACGCGCTGAGGCGAGCCGACGCGTGGTGAGGAGGCCGGTTCCGGTGCCGCAAGGTGCCGGAACCGGCCTTTCCGCACGTCCCGGGCCAACTCTAGGATCACGCAAGGTCGTTGCGCGTGGCGAAAGGTGAGGCTGATGGGTACGGAGACAGGCTCGGAAACGGGCATGGGGACGGGCTCGGAAACGGGCATGGAGATACGTTCCGGCGGACCGGCGGACCGGGACGCGGTGGCGCGGCTGCTCGACGCGGCCTTCTTCGACGACCCGGTCAGCACCTGGGTCTTCCCCGACCCGGAGCACCGGCGCGCCGTCCACGCCGCGTTCCTCGGCGTCTTCGTCGACGTGGCCCTGGCCGAAGGCCGGATCGACCGCACCGCGGACGGCTCGGCCGCCGCGCTGTGGCTGCGGATCCCGGCCGGGGAACCGGAGGGCGAGGACGAGATCCCCGCACGCATGCGGGAGGCCGCGGACCCGGACAACGAGCGGTGCGAGCTGGTGGGGCGGCTCATGGGCGAGATACACCCCACGGCCGAGGAGCACGAGTACCTGCTGATGATCGCGGTCGCACCGGACCGGCAGGGGGAGGGGCTGGGCAGCGAACTGATCCGGCCGGTGCTGGAGCGCTGCGACCGGGAGGGCGTGGCGGCGTATCTGGAGGCGAGCAGCGAGCGCAGCATGCGCCTCTACGAGCGGCTCGGGTGGGAGTTCACGGGAACCCCGCTGCGGCTGCCGGACGGCCCGCTGATGTGGCCGATGTGGCGCAAGCCGCGCTGAGCGTACGCCCGTACGCACGCCCGTAGGGCCCGTACGGCCCCCGTACGCCGCTGCGCACGCGCGCCCGTACGTACCGGCGTACGTACGGGCGCGGGGACGTGACGCGGTGGCCGCGGACGGCCCGGGATCCTGGCGGGAGCCCGGGCCGCCCCCCGTGCGGCCGGGCCGGATCAGCCCTTGGTGCCCATCCCCGAGGCGACCAGGCCGTTGGCCCACAGCTGGTTCACGCGGGAGCGCTCGGCGGAGTTCGGCTGGGTGTTCTGGCACGAGGTGCCGGGCCCGCCGCCCGACATCAGCTCGCTGCACGGACCCGAGTAGTGGTCCGGCAGGCCGAGGACGTGCCCGGTCTCGTGGGCGGTCACGCGGGTGGAGTTGTACTGCTGGTTCTGCGCGTAGTCGAGGAAGATGTACCCCCGGCCGTGCCCGTCGGTGCTGGCGTACGAGCCGCGCGAGTCATTGCCCTCGTAGTACGCGAAGTTCCCGCCCGAGGACACCTCCTGCAGCTTGACGTTGGAGACGGAGGAGTTCCAGATCTGCGTGGAGCGGGATATCTGGCTGCGGAAGCTGGGCGCGTTGCGGGTGTTGTAGGTGACCGTGACCGCCATCAGGCCCGGGTTCGCGGCGCGTTGCTCGGCCACCGAGCGCTGCACGGCCTCGAAGAAGGCGCGGTTGGCGTTCGCGTTCTCCTGCGAGGACTCGTAGGCCGCGTACGAGGCGGAAGTGCCGTTGGGGGCGGCGCTGGCGCTGGTGGCGGGGAGGACGCCGAGGGCGGTGGCGAGACCGAGTCCGACGACGGAAGCGAACGCGGTCCTGCGGGAGTGGCGCATGTGGGGGGCTCCTGCTCATCCGGTGCGGTGGGGGGTGGATGGTCGTTCGGTACCGGAGTCTGCGGGAGCCGGAGCGGCCGGCGGATGATGTCAGCGCCCGATAGCGCGGGGCTATCGACGAGTTTTCGGCAGGGCAACTTCCGTGAGAATGGCGGGATTCGGGGGGCTATCAGTGGCTGGTGCGGTCCACGGGAGCCGCCCTACTCTCGGGACATGGAGCTCGAGGTGAGGCACTTGCGCGCGCTGTGCGCCATCGCCGACGCCGGCAGCCTGCACAAGGCGGCCCGGCAGCTCGGGGTGAGCCAGCCCTCCCTGACGACCCAGCTGCGCCGGATCGAACGGGCCCTGGACGGCGAGCTGTTCCTGCGCGAACGCACCGGATGCAGGCCCACGCCCTTCGGGCGGAGCGTGCTCGGCCGGGCGCGTCCCCTGCTGGAGGACATGGCGGCCCTGGTGGCCGAGGCGCGGGCGCTCGCCCACGGGCCGCGGCTGCGGATCGGCTCCACCGCCAGCCGCGCGCTGCCGGGCTGGCTGCGCAGGCTGCACCGGCGGCTGCCGGACACCGAGACCTCCCTCGTGGTGGACGTCTCGGCCAACGCGCTGCTGCGGATGGTGGCTTCGGGGCAGCTCGACGTCGCCTTCGTGCACGAGGTGGAGGGTTTCCCGCTGCGGGTGCCGCCGGGGCTGGAGATGCACGTGCTGATGGAGCGCGAGCCGCAGTTCGTCTCGATGGCGCGGGACCATCCGGCGGCCCGCAGACCGGTCGTGGACTTACGGGAGTTCGCCGCCGACCGCTGGACGGTGGACCCCTCCGTCGACGGCGAATGGGACGGGCTGCGCCGGGTCCTCGCGGGCGCCGGACTGCGCCCCGCGGTGCTCCACGCCGATTACCACACCGCCGCGTCACTGATCGTCTCGGGCGAGGCCGTCGCCCCCTGCCAGCCGACCTCCGGGCCGCGCGACGACATGGCGATCCGCCCGCTGTACGGGGATCCGCTCGCCGTGCGCCTGCTGCTGGCCACCCGCCCCGGGGCACACGCCGAGGTCTACGACGACCTGCGCGCGGCCTACCGCGAGGCGGCCCTCGGCACCCCGCCGTACCGCGCCTGGCTGCGCCACCACGAGAGCCCCCTGCTGGAGGCGGCCGCGGACCCGGACCCGGAGGCTGAGGCGGAGGCGGCGTAAGGACGCCTCAGGAGTGCTGGTCGCGGCGCCTACGCGGCCCGGCCGCGGACCCGGTCGTAGGCGAGGCCCAGTGCGCCGTGGGTGACCAGCAGCGCCCCCGCGGCAAGCCAGCCGGGGCTGCGGTGGCGGGCCGCCCACAGCATCAGGGGGGCTCCGGCGGCGACCTGGGCCGCGCCCGCGAGCCGGGCCCGGGGGCCGCGCAGCCAGGGGCCCAGCGGGCCGCCCTCCACCACGTCGAGTTCCGCCCGTACCGCGTCGCGCCAGCCGGACCACTCGACGGCCTCGGCGCCCGGGGCGATCCGCGCGGCCTCCCGCAGCCGGTCGGCGGGCTCGCCCGGGGACAGCCCGGCGGGCAGTGCCAGCCCGGCCCGGCCCAGCAGCGCGACCAGCCCGAGCAGCCGGGTCTCTCCGTCCGCGGCCTCGTCGGGGCGGGTGAGCCGCTCCAGTTCCTCCAGGTCGAGCACGGGATCCAGGCCGAGCCGCACGGCGAGGCTCCGCATGACGTCCGGGTCGCCCAGCGGGGTCCCGTCGGCCGCCCACCCGTAGGAGACGGGCCGGCGCAGCCCGGACGCGAGCGTGAAGCCGGTCTCCCCGGACTCCCACCACAGGCCCAGCACCAGCCAGTTCGCGCCGATCGCCAGCGCCGAGGTCCAGCCGGTCAGCACCTCGTCCACGGACTCCTCGGCCCCGGCCCAGGGCTTGCCCTCGGGGACCAGGACGCTCCACCCGCCCGCCGGGGCGAGCAGCAGCCGCTCGCGCAGGATGTGCGCGGCGGCGGGCCGGACGGTGGAGGGCTCGGTGCGGCAGAGCAGCAGCCCGCCCGCCGTGGTCTGGGAGATCGACATGCCCACACGCTAAGGCAAATCCCCGCAACCCACCTAACCCCCACCAACCCGCCTATCCCGCCCAAATCCAAGAGCCTGGAGCGCGTGCGGAACACGTAGGGGTGGAGTTTCTTGACTTCCGGCAACCGCGATATATCGTGTTACTCAGAAGACGCGATATGTTGCGTTACGCCGAACCGCGGTATCCACGCGTTTGCCCGAGGAGGATCAGCACCATGGCACACCAGACGACCTGGTCCATCGCCGAACCCCAGCAGCTCACCTTCGAGGAGCCGGTCTCCGAGCTCCGCATCCGTGTCGTGGGCGGCACGGTGAATGTGGTCGCGGCCGCCGAGGGGCCGGCGCAGCTGCAGGTCACCGAGGTCAGCGGGCCGCCCTTGCATGTGGTGCGGGACGGCGACACCCTCACCGTCTCCTACGAGGACCTGCCGTGGAACGGCTCGCAGAACCTGCGCAAGTGGTTCGACTCCAAGCCGTGGAAGGCCTGGACGGGCTCCGGCTCCGGCTCTGGCTCCGACGGCGGCCGCAAGACCTGGGAGCGCAGCGCCGTCATCTCGCTGACCGTGCCCGCCGCCACCCGGGTGCAGGTCGCGACGGTCAGCGCCACCGCCTTCGTCTCGGGCATCGCGGGCGCCACCGATGTCAACGGTGTTTCCGGTGACGCCACCCTCGTGGGACTCTCCGGGGCGGTCAAGGCGCACACGGTCTCCGGCAGCGTGGAGGCCCAGGCCCTCACCGGAACCCTCGGCTTCCACTCCGTCTCCGGCGGCCTGACCGTGGTCGAGGGCGCGGGCGGCAGCGTACGGGCGGACTCGGTCAGCGGTGACATGCTCCTGGACCTGGACCCGGACCAGACGTCCCCGCGGCCGGTGGACATCGCGCTGAACTCGGTCTCCGGCCAGGTCGCGATCCGCCTCCCGCACCCCACCGACGCGCGGGTCGAGGCCAACACCGCCACCGGCGGGGTCTCCAACGCCTTCGAGGACCTGCGGGTCTCCGGCCAGTTCGGCGCCAAGCGGATCACCGGCACCCTCGGGTCCGGGACCGGCACGCTGCGGGCGACGACCGTCTCCGGGTCCATAGCCCTGCTGCGCCGCGAGCCGGCCGATGCCGCCGCTCCGTCCACCCCCCTCGTGCTCGAAAAGAAGGTGCTCTGAGATGCCGCCCGTCTTCGCCCACGGCCGTCTGCGGCTGTATTTGCTGAAGCTGCTCGACGAGGCCCCGCGGCACGGGTACGAAGTGATCCGCCTGCTGGAGGAGCGCTTCCAGGGGCTGTACGCGCCCTCCGCGGGCACCGTGTACCCGCGGCTGGCCAAGCTGGAGGCCGAGGGGCTCGTCACGCACGCCACCGAGGGCGGGCGCAAGGTGTATTCGATCACTGACGCGGGCCGCGCCGAACTGGCCGACCGCGGCGGCGAACTGGCCGATCTGGAGCTGGAGATCCGCGACTCGGTCTCCGAACTGGCCGCCGAGATGCGCGATGACGTCCGGGGCGCCGCGGGCGAGCTGCGCCGCGAGATGCGGGCGGCGGCCGCCGCGTCCGAGTCCGACACCCGGGTCGAGGGCGAGGCCTGGCGGCTGGCCAAGGAGGAGCTGCGCAAGGCCCGTCAGGAGTGGAAGGAACAGGCCCGCCGGGCGAAGGACGAGAGCCGCCGGGCCCGCGAGGAGGCCCAGCAGGCCCGCCGCCAGGCGAAGGAGGCCCAGGACCGGGCCCGCGAGGAGGTCCAGCGCATCGCGAGCCAGTTGCAGGACCAGTTCACGAAGTCCGGGGTCCGCGAGGGGCTGTCGGAGTTCACCGACAGGATCGGCGGGCTGGCGGGCGTCTGGCTGGGCTCCACCGCGACCCACGACGGGGCCAAGGCGCAGTCGTCGGCGTCCGGATGGGCCGAGGACCTGAGCCCCAGCGAGGACCCGGCGCGCGATCTCGACCGGCTGCTCGACCGCTTCCGCGACGACGTGCGCGACGCGGCCCGCGACCACGGGCTGACCGCCGACCGGCTGGAGGCGATCCGCGCCGACCTGGCGACCGCCGCGGACCGCATCACGCACACGGTCCGGGCGCCCCGGTAGGGGCGCCCGAGCCGGGGGCGCCCGGACCAGGGGTCCCGGTCAGGCGTCGGCCCTGTCAGGCGGTGGCCGCGGCGGTGGCCTCCACGCGGGCGTAGGTCACGCCCTGCGCGGCCAGTACGTCGGCCACCGGTCCCGGGGCGGTGAGCAGGGCCAGCAGGAGATGGGTCGGCGTGATGCTCTTCTCGCGGTGGCCCACGGTGATCCGGAGCGACCGCGCCAGGGTCGTCTTCGCGCCCGGCGCGAAGCGGACGCGGCCGCCGCCGCGCGGGCGGGTGCCGCTGCCCGCCGTGGCCAGCGCCCCTTCGCCATGGGTCTCCTCGACCCGGGCGATGATCTCGGAGAGGTCGATGCCGAGGCCCGCCAGGGCCTCCTCGTCGGCCTCGGACAGGCCGCCCCGGCGGCGGGCCACGACCAGGGCGGCCGTGGCCGCCTCCCGGTCCACGCCCAGCGGATCGAGCGCGCCCAGCTCCAGCAGGGCGAGCAGCAGGTGTTCCTCGGTGACCTCGGCGGCCCCGGCACGCCGGGCTTCGGTGACCGCGCCCGTGACGGTGTCACGCGCTCCGGCCGTGAACCTCTCGAACATCAGGCCCTCCCGTGCTTCTTGTGTACGGCCTGCCGGCTGACACCCAGCTCGGCCGCGATGTCCTGCCAGGACCACCCCTGGTTGCGGGCGCTGCGCACCTGGACCGCCTCCAGCTGCTCCAGCAGCCTGCGGAGGGCGGCCACGGCACGCAGGCCCACGCGCGGGTCGTGGTCACCGGCCCGCTCGGCGAGATCGGTTGCTTCCGTCATGCTGTCAATTTAGGTTGACAGGGGAGGGCTGTCAACCCACATTGACGCGCAGGATGTGGATGTGGGTGTGGATGTGGTCAGACGGTCAACACCACCTTGCCGAAGAGGTCGCCCGACTCCAGCTTCGCGAACCCCTCCCGCGCCCGGTCCAGCGGCAGCACCTCGTCGATCACCGGGCGCACCCCGGTGGCCGCGCAGAAGGACAGCAGGTCCTCCAGCTCGTCCTTCGTGCCCATCGTCGAGCCGACGACCTTCAGCTCCAGGAAGAAGATCCGGGTCAGTTCCGCGTGAGCGGGCCGGTCGCCGCTCGTCGCGCCCGAGATCACCAGGGTGCCGCCCGGGCGCAGGGACTTCACCGAGTGCGACCAGGTCGCCGCGCCCACCGTCTCGATCACCGCGTCCACGCGCCGGGGCAGCCGCGCGCCGGGCTCGTACGCCTCCTCCGCGCCCAGCTCCACCGCGCGCTCACGCTTCGCCGCGTCCCGGCTCGTCGCGTACATCCGCAGCCCGGCGGCCTTGCCGAGCACGATCGCGGCGGTCGCGACCCCGCCGCCCGCGCCCTGCACCAGGACCGAGTCCCCGGGCCGCACACCGGCGTTGGTGAACAGCATGCGGTAGGCGGTCAGCCAGGCCGTCGGCAGGCAGGCGGCCTCCTCGAAGGACAGCTCGGCGGGTTTGCGCAGGACGTTCCAGGCCGGGACGGTGACCTGCTCGGCGAAGGTGCCCTGGTAGCGCTCGGTCAGGATCGAGCGGGGCTCGTCCGGTCCCACCCCGTGGCCGCTCTGGCCGATCACGGAGTGCAGGACGACCTCGTTGCCGTCCTGGTCGGTCCCGGCCGCGTCGCAGCCGAGGATCATCGGGAGTTTCTCCTGGCCGAGGCCCACTCCGCGCAGCGACCACAGGTCGTGATGGTTGAGGGAGGCGGCCTTGACGTTCACGGTCACCCAGCCGGGGCGGGCCTCGGGCGCCGGGCGCTCGCCCAGTTCGAGGCCGCTCAGCGGCTGGTCACGGTCGATACGGGCGGCGTAGGCAGCGAACATGCGGCCAGACGCTACCGCCCGGTAGGCCGCCGCCGCCAGGGCTCCCGGCACTCCGGCGCTGTCTTTCGGATCACGTCGGCGGGGGTCCGTGACCCACCCGCGCACCCACCCGCAGGCCCCCGGAACGGAACCATTGTTCGGACCTCAACTACCCGCACGAGCAGCGCTCTTGCATGGTCCCCGGAGTTAACCGGAACGTCGTGAGCAAGCCAGAAACCAGGGTACGATTCTGGCCAGGCGCCACCAGGCAGCCCTCCCGGCACGGGGGCCGGGAGGGACGTACGCGGAGGGGCCCGGTCGCGAGACGCGGCCGGGCCCCTCCGCGCGTGGACCGGACGATCGCGCAGCACGCGTCTGAATTCAGCCCTGGAGGGGGCGCGCCTGGCCGAGACTGCTATATCGCCGAAGGTGTGCGGATCGCTACTGTCCGCTGTGGATCGACGCCCTGAGCTGCGCGAACGCCTGTTCGGCAGCCCTCAAGCAGGAGCACCATGGCGATGTTCATTTCTCCGGAGTCGCGGCAGTCGACGTACCTCACGCAGAACCAGGCCGGCGTCCGGGGCGGCAAGTTCATCAAGTCGACGACCGGGGGTCTCTCGGACCCCGACGTGCCGAGCGACATCGTGAGCCGCACGCCGCCGCCGGACGGGAAGATCGCCGGCGCGGACAACCCCTACGCCTACAAGCTCGACGGGGTCCGGGACGAGTTCGGCAACGCATGGAACGCCAGCCCGGTCGCCGACGGCCAGGCGGTCACGGTCAAGATCAGTTTGCCGTTGTCCAAGATCCGCAGGATCAGCGCCTACCTCACCAAGCCCAATTGGGACGCCCTCCAGGTC
This is a stretch of genomic DNA from Streptomyces sp. NBC_00536. It encodes these proteins:
- a CDS encoding Clp protease N-terminal domain-containing protein, with translation MFERFTAGARDTVTGAVTEARRAGAAEVTEEHLLLALLELGALDPLGVDREAATAALVVARRRGGLSEADEEALAGLGIDLSEIIARVEETHGEGALATAGSGTRPRGGGRVRFAPGAKTTLARSLRITVGHREKSITPTHLLLALLTAPGPVADVLAAQGVTYARVEATAAATA
- a CDS encoding zinc-binding dehydrogenase, producing MFAAYAARIDRDQPLSGLELGERPAPEARPGWVTVNVKAASLNHHDLWSLRGVGLGQEKLPMILGCDAAGTDQDGNEVVLHSVIGQSGHGVGPDEPRSILTERYQGTFAEQVTVPAWNVLRKPAELSFEEAACLPTAWLTAYRMLFTNAGVRPGDSVLVQGAGGGVATAAIVLGKAAGLRMYATSRDAAKRERAVELGAEEAYEPGARLPRRVDAVIETVGAATWSHSVKSLRPGGTLVISGATSGDRPAHAELTRIFFLELKVVGSTMGTKDELEDLLSFCAATGVRPVIDEVLPLDRAREGFAKLESGDLFGKVVLTV
- the snpA gene encoding snapalysin — protein: MRHSRRTAFASVVGLGLATALGVLPATSASAAPNGTSASYAAYESSQENANANRAFFEAVQRSVAEQRAANPGLMAVTVTYNTRNAPSFRSQISRSTQIWNSSVSNVKLQEVSSGGNFAYYEGNDSRGSYASTDGHGRGYIFLDYAQNQQYNSTRVTAHETGHVLGLPDHYSGPCSELMSGGGPGTSCQNTQPNSAERSRVNQLWANGLVASGMGTKG
- a CDS encoding GNAT family N-acetyltransferase, which gives rise to MEIRSGGPADRDAVARLLDAAFFDDPVSTWVFPDPEHRRAVHAAFLGVFVDVALAEGRIDRTADGSAAALWLRIPAGEPEGEDEIPARMREAADPDNERCELVGRLMGEIHPTAEEHEYLLMIAVAPDRQGEGLGSELIRPVLERCDREGVAAYLEASSERSMRLYERLGWEFTGTPLRLPDGPLMWPMWRKPR
- a CDS encoding DUF4097 family beta strand repeat-containing protein, whose protein sequence is MAHQTTWSIAEPQQLTFEEPVSELRIRVVGGTVNVVAAAEGPAQLQVTEVSGPPLHVVRDGDTLTVSYEDLPWNGSQNLRKWFDSKPWKAWTGSGSGSGSDGGRKTWERSAVISLTVPAATRVQVATVSATAFVSGIAGATDVNGVSGDATLVGLSGAVKAHTVSGSVEAQALTGTLGFHSVSGGLTVVEGAGGSVRADSVSGDMLLDLDPDQTSPRPVDIALNSVSGQVAIRLPHPTDARVEANTATGGVSNAFEDLRVSGQFGAKRITGTLGSGTGTLRATTVSGSIALLRREPADAAAPSTPLVLEKKVL
- a CDS encoding family 2B encapsulin nanocompartment shell protein — protein: MSVQAGSESEAQPQPQRSLATAAARNLATTTKSKPQMQEITSRWLLKMLPWVSVQGGTYRVNRRLTYSVGDGRVEFIKTGTQVQVIPAELGELPLLREYEDIDVLTELAQRCNQVDFEAGQELTSFGNTADKVFLLAHGRIDQIGPGPYGEDAVLRTVADGAYFGENALTDEEAIWEYTARAATSGTALVLSRQDFQLLADRVDSLRAHVEHVRSQPEQQTNKYGEAAIDLSAGHKGEAVLPGTFVDYEARPREYELSIAQTVLRVHTRVADLYNQPMNQTEEQLRLTVEALRERQEFEMLNNRDFGLLHNAEYDQRIQPHDGAPTPDDMDQLLSMRRGSKMFLAHPKAIAAFGRECNKRGLYPESIDIGGHRVPSWRGVPIFPSSKIPISDARTTSILCMRTGEDDGGVIGLHQPGIPDEIEPSMSVRFMGISEQAIISYLVTAYFSAAVLVPDALGVLENVEIGRWR
- a CDS encoding family 2 encapsulin nanocompartment cargo protein polyprenyl transferase, producing the protein MSPGDGQEAAVLLARTRETVNPRLRRTVEGLPGSMRRVAMYHFGWEQADGTPAAGQAGKAIRPALVLASAEALGGHAEDAVPAAVAVELAHNFTLLHDDVIDEDVRRRGRATAWSVFGIPEAIISGDAMMALALQQLAEDPHPASARASARLAACVIELCGGQQADIAFERREHVSLDECLSMAMAKTGALLGCACALGALYAGAGPEEVDAMDAFGREAGLAFQLIDDLIGIWGDPEHTGKPAGADLRARKKSLPVVAALTSGTAAGADLAALYAGAMEAGDVRRAADAVERAGGRDWAQAHAADRMGRAVQQLARAVPDPGAADGLLALAEFVTRRTR
- a CDS encoding lytic polysaccharide monooxygenase, coding for MFISPESRQSTYLTQNQAGVRGGKFIKSTTGGLSDPDVPSDIVSRTPPPDGKIAGADNPYAYKLDGVRDEFGNAWNASPVADGQAVTVKISLPLSKIRRISAYLTKPNWDALQVLTRVQFDLDNPVYARTFTHAPYFTGDEEIPAGLTPTDPLEFSFNLPQRPVGHHVLLLEFDDPASGDALYQVIDFRYTN
- a CDS encoding PadR family transcriptional regulator; the encoded protein is MPPVFAHGRLRLYLLKLLDEAPRHGYEVIRLLEERFQGLYAPSAGTVYPRLAKLEAEGLVTHATEGGRKVYSITDAGRAELADRGGELADLELEIRDSVSELAAEMRDDVRGAAGELRREMRAAAAASESDTRVEGEAWRLAKEELRKARQEWKEQARRAKDESRRAREEAQQARRQAKEAQDRAREEVQRIASQLQDQFTKSGVREGLSEFTDRIGGLAGVWLGSTATHDGAKAQSSASGWAEDLSPSEDPARDLDRLLDRFRDDVRDAARDHGLTADRLEAIRADLATAADRITHTVRAPR
- a CDS encoding helix-turn-helix domain-containing protein — its product is MTEATDLAERAGDHDPRVGLRAVAALRRLLEQLEAVQVRSARNQGWSWQDIAAELGVSRQAVHKKHGRA
- a CDS encoding RrF2 family transcriptional regulator gives rise to the protein MRLTRFTDLALRVLMRLAVEETDLPTTREVAAAMEVPYTHTAKVVAKLQHLGLVEARRGRGGGLALTGAGRSASVGGIVRELEGAGDVVDCDGTTPCPLRSACILRGALRRAQEAFFAALDPLTVNSLVAAPTGPLLLGIAGPRAHSPG
- a CDS encoding LysR family transcriptional regulator; this encodes MELEVRHLRALCAIADAGSLHKAARQLGVSQPSLTTQLRRIERALDGELFLRERTGCRPTPFGRSVLGRARPLLEDMAALVAEARALAHGPRLRIGSTASRALPGWLRRLHRRLPDTETSLVVDVSANALLRMVASGQLDVAFVHEVEGFPLRVPPGLEMHVLMEREPQFVSMARDHPAARRPVVDLREFAADRWTVDPSVDGEWDGLRRVLAGAGLRPAVLHADYHTAASLIVSGEAVAPCQPTSGPRDDMAIRPLYGDPLAVRLLLATRPGAHAEVYDDLRAAYREAALGTPPYRAWLRHHESPLLEAAADPDPEAEAEAA